A portion of the Hoylesella buccalis ATCC 35310 genome contains these proteins:
- the eno gene encoding phosphopyruvate hydratase, translated as MVIEKVHAREIIDSRGNPTVEVEVTLENGVMGRASVPSGASTGENEALEMRDGDKARYGGKGVLKAVENVNNIIAPALKGFCVLEQRKIDYKMLALDGTPTKSKLGANAILGVSLAVAHTAAKALHMPLYRYIGGVNTYTLPVPMMNIINGGAHSDAPIAFQEFMIRPVGAPSIKEGIRMGAEVFHALAKLLKKRGLSTAVGDEGGFAPKFDGIEDALDSIIQAIKDAGYEPGKDVKIAMDCAASEFAVQENGEWFYDYRQLKSGMPKDPNGKKLTADEQIAYLEELITKYPIDSIEDGLDENDWDNWVKLTEKIGDRCQLVGDDLFVTNTKFLEKGIKMGAANSILIKVNQIGSLTETLEAIEMAHRAGYTTVTSHRSGETEDTTIADIAVATNSGQIKTGSMSRTDRIAKYNQLIRIEEELCCSAKYGYCKLK; from the coding sequence ATGGTAATTGAAAAAGTTCACGCAAGAGAGATTATTGACTCTCGTGGTAATCCTACAGTAGAGGTTGAGGTAACATTGGAAAATGGTGTGATGGGTCGTGCCAGCGTACCATCTGGTGCATCTACGGGTGAGAACGAAGCTTTGGAGATGCGCGATGGCGACAAAGCTCGCTATGGTGGCAAAGGTGTATTAAAAGCCGTAGAGAATGTTAACAACATCATTGCTCCAGCCTTGAAAGGTTTTTGCGTGTTGGAACAACGTAAGATAGACTACAAGATGCTTGCCTTGGACGGTACGCCTACCAAGAGCAAGTTGGGTGCTAACGCTATCTTGGGTGTTAGCTTGGCAGTTGCACACACGGCAGCCAAAGCTCTTCACATGCCACTATATCGTTATATCGGTGGTGTGAACACTTATACGTTGCCCGTTCCAATGATGAACATCATCAACGGTGGTGCACACTCAGATGCTCCTATTGCTTTCCAAGAGTTTATGATTCGTCCTGTGGGTGCTCCTTCTATCAAAGAAGGCATTCGTATGGGTGCAGAAGTATTCCACGCTTTGGCAAAGCTGTTGAAGAAGCGCGGCTTGTCTACCGCTGTAGGTGATGAGGGTGGTTTCGCTCCTAAGTTCGATGGTATTGAAGATGCCTTGGATTCTATCATTCAGGCTATTAAGGATGCAGGTTATGAGCCAGGCAAGGATGTGAAGATTGCCATGGACTGCGCTGCTTCGGAGTTTGCTGTTCAGGAGAACGGTGAGTGGTTCTACGACTATCGTCAGTTGAAGAGTGGCATGCCAAAGGATCCAAACGGTAAGAAGCTGACCGCTGATGAGCAGATTGCTTACTTGGAAGAACTGATTACAAAATATCCTATCGACTCTATCGAGGACGGTTTGGATGAGAACGACTGGGACAACTGGGTGAAGCTGACCGAGAAGATTGGCGACCGTTGCCAGTTGGTTGGTGACGACTTGTTTGTAACCAACACGAAGTTCTTGGAGAAGGGTATCAAGATGGGTGCTGCCAACTCTATCTTGATCAAGGTAAACCAGATTGGTTCGTTGACCGAAACATTGGAGGCTATTGAAATGGCTCACCGTGCTGGTTACACCACAGTTACTTCTCACCGTTCAGGAGAGACCGAGGACACAACGATTGCTGATATTGCCGTTGCTACTAACTCAGGTCAGATTAAGACAGGTTCTATGAGCCGTACCGACCGTATTGCGAAGTACAACCAGCTCATCCGCATCGAGGAAGAGCTTTGCTGCTCGGCTAAATATGGCTACTGCAAATTGAAGTAA
- the rbr gene encoding rubrerythrin: MKKKFICTVCGYAYEGEEAPKECPVCHAKAEKFKAFDPKAIKGTKTEENLMAAFAGESQAHTKYLYFASKAKKEGYEQLAAIFEETARNEKEHAKVWFKFLRGGNIPTTTDNIKEAADGENFEWTDMYVNMAKVADEEGFPEIAVKFRAVAAVEKHHEERYRKMLKNIEDEIVFSRDGSCVWQCRNCGHIVVGKKAPEVCPVCDHPQSYFQIEPDNL; this comes from the coding sequence ATGAAGAAGAAATTTATTTGTACCGTATGTGGATACGCATACGAAGGAGAAGAAGCACCAAAAGAGTGCCCGGTATGTCACGCTAAAGCAGAGAAGTTTAAGGCTTTCGATCCAAAGGCAATTAAAGGAACAAAGACCGAAGAGAACCTCATGGCTGCATTCGCAGGTGAGAGCCAAGCCCACACCAAGTACCTATACTTCGCTTCTAAGGCCAAGAAAGAAGGCTATGAGCAGTTGGCTGCTATCTTCGAAGAAACAGCACGCAACGAGAAAGAACACGCCAAGGTATGGTTCAAGTTCTTGCGTGGTGGTAATATCCCAACCACAACAGACAACATCAAAGAGGCTGCTGACGGTGAAAACTTTGAGTGGACAGACATGTATGTGAACATGGCGAAGGTAGCCGATGAAGAAGGATTCCCTGAGATTGCCGTGAAGTTCCGCGCTGTTGCTGCCGTTGAGAAGCACCACGAAGAGCGTTATCGCAAGATGTTGAAGAACATCGAAGACGAGATTGTCTTCTCACGCGATGGCAGCTGCGTATGGCAGTGCCGCAACTGTGGACACATCGTTGTAGGTAAGAAGGCTCCTGAGGTATGTCCCGTTTGTGACCATCCACAGAGCTACTTCCAGATTGAACCAGACAATCTGTAA
- a CDS encoding Na/Pi cotransporter family protein has protein sequence MTTSDYLAIFFKIIGSLALLIYGMKVMSEALQKMAGSQLRHILSAMTTNRFTGMLTGTFITCAVQSSSATTVMTVSFVNAGLLTLAQAISVIMGANIGTTLTAWIMSLGYTVDLTSFVFPSFLVGIILIYSRKMRYIGDFLFGISFMFFSLVLLNTSGKELQLESNPQIIEFFKSFDVDSYLTILSFLFIGSIITCIVQSSAAVMAITILLCSSGVLPIYLGIALVMGENIGTTATANLAALGANTQARRTALAHLVFNLIGVIWVLCVFYPFVNAVCGLVHYDPTGHNLTQEQLAVKLPIVLAAFHSSFNIMNTAVLIWFIPQIERLVCMLIKPRHSDDEEDFRLQFIQAGIMKTPELSVLEAHKEIRSFAGRMQRMFGMVRDLLVEKDENTFTRIFDRIEKYEGISDSMEIEIANYLDQVGTAHLSDDTKMKIRSMLREITEIESIGDSCYNIARALKRKRTGKEEFPEKLYEQLHQMFELTDDALTQMNVILSGRKANLDAGLSFNIENEINSYRNQLKTTNITDINAHLYTYAIGTIYMDIIQECEKLGDYVVNVVEARMGVRQHNG, from the coding sequence ATGACAACGAGTGATTATTTAGCGATTTTTTTCAAGATCATCGGCTCATTGGCTCTGCTGATTTACGGTATGAAAGTAATGAGCGAAGCTCTTCAAAAGATGGCAGGCTCACAGTTGCGCCACATTTTGAGTGCAATGACCACCAATCGGTTCACCGGCATGCTCACTGGTACGTTCATCACCTGTGCCGTACAGTCATCTTCAGCCACCACGGTGATGACCGTGTCGTTTGTCAACGCCGGACTGTTGACCCTCGCTCAGGCCATATCGGTAATCATGGGTGCGAACATTGGAACCACGCTCACGGCGTGGATTATGTCTTTAGGCTACACGGTTGACCTGACCAGCTTTGTCTTTCCGTCTTTCCTCGTGGGCATCATACTGATTTACAGTCGCAAGATGCGGTACATAGGCGATTTTCTCTTCGGTATCTCTTTTATGTTCTTCAGCTTGGTTCTGCTCAACACGTCGGGCAAAGAACTGCAACTGGAGAGCAATCCGCAAATCATTGAGTTTTTCAAGTCGTTCGACGTTGACAGCTATCTTACGATACTTTCTTTCCTGTTTATTGGCTCCATCATCACCTGTATCGTACAGTCGTCGGCTGCTGTGATGGCTATCACCATCCTGTTATGCTCGTCTGGCGTGCTTCCGATCTATCTGGGTATCGCGCTTGTCATGGGTGAAAACATCGGAACTACGGCCACGGCCAACCTTGCGGCCTTAGGTGCTAACACCCAAGCGCGACGAACCGCATTGGCCCACCTGGTGTTTAACCTCATCGGAGTGATTTGGGTATTGTGCGTGTTCTATCCGTTTGTCAATGCCGTGTGCGGCTTAGTACACTACGATCCCACGGGACACAACCTGACACAGGAGCAATTGGCCGTGAAATTGCCTATCGTCTTGGCGGCCTTCCACTCGTCTTTCAACATCATGAATACAGCTGTTTTGATATGGTTCATCCCTCAAATAGAGCGGTTGGTATGCATGCTGATCAAGCCAAGGCACAGCGATGACGAGGAAGACTTCCGTCTGCAATTCATCCAAGCGGGCATCATGAAGACGCCAGAGCTTTCGGTTTTGGAGGCACATAAGGAGATACGGTCGTTTGCCGGACGTATGCAGCGCATGTTTGGGATGGTGAGAGACCTTCTTGTCGAAAAGGATGAAAACACGTTTACCAGAATATTCGACCGGATAGAGAAATACGAAGGCATCAGCGACAGCATGGAAATAGAGATTGCCAACTATCTGGATCAAGTAGGAACGGCGCACCTCAGCGACGACACCAAGATGAAGATACGATCGATGTTACGAGAGATTACCGAGATAGAGAGTATCGGAGACAGTTGCTACAACATTGCCCGTGCCTTGAAACGCAAGCGCACTGGCAAGGAAGAGTTCCCCGAAAAGCTGTACGAGCAGTTGCACCAGATGTTCGAACTCACCGACGATGCCCTCACACAGATGAACGTCATCCTCTCTGGACGTAAGGCTAATCTGGATGCCGGTCTATCTTTTAACATCGAGAACGAAATCAACAGCTATCGAAATCAACTCAAGACAACCAACATCACCGATATCAATGCGCATCTATATACCTATGCCATTGGTACCATCTACATGGATATCATTCAAGAATGTGAAAAACTGGGCGACTATGTGGTGAATGTTGTTGAGGCTCGTATGGGTGTTCGGCAGCACAATGGGTGA
- a CDS encoding nucleoside kinase, which translates to MKQVLQICCKNNKKTQDVAIGSTLSDVFKQFNLKMSYGPICARVNNKVVGMNYQLYHNKDVEFLDMHDASASRNYTRTLFFILCKAVHDLYPGSRVVIDIPVSKGYYINLHIGREVTDEDATRIRERMQQIIDEKIPIERFEVRTEEAIRMFEQKGDEAKVKLLKSVGSLYTVYHRIDDYVDYYYGALLTNTSDIYLFGLERYFEGLLLRIPSKHDPSQLGALVKQDKMFEVFLEQHRWQHILGVSTIGDFNEAVKAGHATNLINVSEALQEKKISQIADQITTHPEVRVVLIAGPSSSGKTTFCKRLSIQLLANGIRPVQISLDDYFVDREKTPKDADGDWDYESIHALDINLINLQLSALFRGEEIELPKYDFLSGRSGMSGKRLRLADRQVLLVEGIHALNPELTAQIPKRQKFHVYISALTSILLDDHNYIPTTDNRLLRRIIRDHKYRGVSAQETIRRWPSVRAGETKWVFPYQENADVMFNTAMLYELAVIQEQAAPLLEQVPENCVEYSEAYRLRKFLSYITPIPSRALPPTSLVREFLGGSSFRY; encoded by the coding sequence ATGAAACAAGTATTGCAAATTTGTTGCAAAAATAACAAAAAAACTCAAGATGTAGCTATCGGAAGCACACTTTCTGATGTATTCAAGCAATTTAATTTGAAAATGTCGTACGGGCCTATCTGTGCGCGAGTGAATAACAAGGTCGTGGGAATGAACTATCAACTGTACCACAACAAAGATGTAGAGTTCTTGGACATGCACGATGCTTCGGCATCAAGAAACTACACCCGAACGCTGTTCTTCATTCTGTGCAAAGCTGTTCACGACCTCTATCCGGGGTCGAGAGTGGTGATTGATATTCCTGTTTCCAAAGGCTATTACATCAATTTGCACATCGGACGCGAGGTAACCGATGAGGATGCGACGCGCATTCGCGAACGCATGCAGCAAATCATTGACGAGAAAATTCCCATCGAACGTTTCGAGGTGCGTACCGAAGAGGCCATCCGCATGTTTGAGCAAAAGGGTGATGAGGCCAAGGTGAAACTGCTCAAGAGCGTGGGTTCGCTCTACACGGTGTACCACCGTATCGACGATTATGTGGATTATTACTACGGTGCGTTGCTCACCAACACGTCGGACATTTACTTGTTCGGACTGGAAAGGTATTTCGAAGGCTTGTTGCTGCGCATTCCTTCGAAGCACGACCCCTCACAACTTGGTGCGCTCGTCAAGCAAGACAAGATGTTCGAAGTATTCCTGGAGCAGCATCGTTGGCAGCACATTCTGGGCGTGAGTACTATAGGTGACTTCAATGAGGCTGTGAAAGCGGGCCATGCTACCAATCTCATTAATGTGAGTGAAGCCCTGCAAGAGAAGAAAATATCGCAGATTGCCGACCAAATCACCACGCACCCAGAGGTGAGAGTGGTGCTTATAGCCGGGCCGTCCTCATCGGGTAAGACCACCTTCTGCAAGCGACTGAGCATCCAATTGCTGGCCAACGGCATTCGTCCCGTGCAGATATCGTTGGATGACTACTTTGTAGATCGCGAAAAAACGCCCAAGGATGCCGATGGCGATTGGGACTACGAAAGCATTCACGCCTTAGACATCAATCTCATCAACTTACAGCTCAGTGCGTTGTTTAGGGGTGAAGAGATTGAGCTACCCAAGTATGATTTCCTGTCAGGTAGAAGCGGAATGAGTGGTAAACGACTGCGCCTGGCCGACCGGCAGGTGCTGCTGGTGGAAGGTATTCATGCCCTGAACCCCGAACTGACGGCACAAATCCCGAAGAGACAGAAGTTTCATGTGTACATATCGGCACTCACCAGCATCCTATTGGATGACCACAACTACATTCCTACCACCGACAACCGACTGCTGAGGCGCATCATTCGCGACCATAAATATCGCGGGGTGAGTGCACAGGAAACCATTAGACGGTGGCCGAGTGTACGGGCTGGTGAGACAAAATGGGTGTTTCCCTATCAAGAAAACGCCGATGTGATGTTCAACACCGCCATGCTTTACGAGTTGGCCGTCATCCAGGAACAGGCCGCTCCTTTGCTCGAACAGGTGCCAGAAAACTGCGTAGAGTATTCGGAAGCTTATCGCTTGCGTAAGTTTTTGAGCTACATCACCCCCATACCCAGTCGTGCCTTGCCGCCAACCAGCCTCGTCCGCGAGTTCCTGGGCGGCAGTTCGTTCAGGTATTAG
- a CDS encoding YitT family protein: MKIKGLENAFSAKELKDYFFITIAMLFYCIGWTVFLLPNNITTGGVPGISSVLYWGLGIPVQYSYFFINAVLIAFALRLLGLRFCIKTIFGIIILTTLTSLAQTYMLDVRLLSDQPFMASVIGAAFCGTGVGLGLSANGSTGGTDIVAAIVNKYRDISLGRVILICDLVIISSSYLALHDWEKVIYGYVVLFITSFCVDQVVNSMRRSVQFFIISDRYEEIGRQINENPHRGCTVINASGFYSGREMKMLFVLAKKSESGKIFDLINDIDPAAFVSQSAVIGVYGEGFDRFKVRQKKNAPNKLSQKKQGNSNP, from the coding sequence ATGAAAATCAAAGGTTTAGAGAACGCTTTCAGTGCCAAAGAACTGAAAGACTATTTTTTTATCACCATCGCCATGCTTTTTTATTGCATTGGTTGGACGGTCTTTTTGTTGCCCAATAACATCACCACGGGTGGCGTTCCGGGCATTTCGTCTGTGTTGTATTGGGGACTGGGCATCCCGGTTCAGTATTCTTACTTCTTCATCAACGCTGTGTTGATTGCGTTTGCCTTGCGCTTGTTGGGGCTTCGTTTCTGCATCAAAACCATTTTTGGCATCATCATTCTAACCACGTTGACGTCGCTGGCACAAACCTACATGCTGGATGTCAGACTGTTGAGCGACCAGCCTTTCATGGCGAGTGTCATCGGTGCGGCCTTCTGTGGAACGGGTGTCGGACTGGGTTTGTCGGCCAATGGCAGTACGGGTGGCACGGATATCGTGGCCGCCATCGTCAACAAGTATCGTGACATTTCGCTGGGAAGGGTCATCTTAATTTGTGACTTGGTGATTATTTCGTCCAGTTACTTGGCTTTGCACGATTGGGAGAAGGTGATTTATGGTTATGTAGTGCTGTTCATCACTTCGTTTTGTGTCGATCAGGTGGTCAATTCCATGCGTCGTTCGGTGCAGTTTTTTATTATTTCTGACCGGTACGAGGAGATTGGTCGCCAAATCAACGAGAACCCGCATCGAGGCTGTACGGTGATCAATGCGTCTGGATTTTATTCGGGTCGCGAGATGAAGATGTTGTTCGTACTGGCTAAAAAGAGCGAGTCGGGAAAGATTTTTGATTTGATTAACGATATCGATCCAGCTGCCTTTGTGTCCCAGAGTGCCGTAATTGGAGTTTATGGCGAGGGCTTCGACCGGTTTAAGGTGAGACAAAAGAAAAACGCTCCCAACAAATTGTCTCAAAAGAAACAAGGCAATTCAAATCCTTAG
- a CDS encoding amidohydrolase family protein, translated as MKKKFFNAKFYRNCSATEMIVENGKIAQIGNNLPKCDEEIDLKGKFVLPPYVDPHLHLDYVYTLAEMEGIGAASGTLYEAIENWPKYKATMTIEGVKKLARKGIEDEVSQGVQFIRAQTDVTDPKFIGFKALMELKEEMKDIVDIQVVAFPQNGMYTYKGGKELVEEALKMGADVIGGIPHYEPAREFGERSIHDIVELAMKYNVLIDVHCDETDDIMARFVEILNALVYLEDYGEKTTASHTCSFGSADNSYAYRMFDMFKRSKMNFISCPTENAYLQGRQDTYPKRRGLTRIKEFMHMGINVALAQDSINDPWYPLGSGNMMNILDNAIHLSQYASPEEVENAFDMITYNGAKCLNIHNAYGLEEGKDANFIVLDGDSSWDCIRRRVGVLASVRKGEFLFKKKPTEYEIPFKM; from the coding sequence ATGAAAAAGAAATTCTTTAATGCGAAATTTTATCGCAACTGTTCAGCAACAGAAATGATAGTGGAGAACGGCAAGATTGCTCAAATTGGCAATAATCTGCCTAAATGTGACGAGGAAATTGACTTGAAAGGTAAGTTTGTACTTCCTCCTTACGTAGACCCACACTTGCACTTAGACTATGTTTACACGCTGGCCGAGATGGAAGGTATTGGCGCTGCATCGGGTACGCTTTACGAGGCTATCGAGAACTGGCCCAAATATAAGGCAACAATGACCATAGAGGGTGTGAAGAAGCTGGCACGCAAGGGTATCGAGGACGAGGTATCACAGGGTGTACAGTTTATCCGCGCACAGACCGACGTAACCGATCCTAAGTTTATCGGCTTCAAGGCGCTCATGGAGCTGAAAGAAGAAATGAAGGACATTGTGGATATCCAGGTAGTAGCTTTCCCGCAAAACGGTATGTACACCTACAAGGGTGGAAAGGAATTGGTGGAAGAAGCTCTGAAGATGGGTGCTGACGTGATTGGTGGTATTCCTCACTACGAGCCGGCAAGAGAGTTTGGTGAGAGGTCTATCCACGACATTGTTGAGCTGGCTATGAAATACAATGTGCTGATTGACGTTCACTGTGACGAAACCGATGACATAATGGCAAGATTCGTTGAGATTCTTAACGCACTGGTGTACTTAGAAGATTATGGTGAGAAGACCACCGCCAGCCACACCTGTTCGTTCGGATCGGCAGACAACTCGTATGCATACCGCATGTTCGATATGTTTAAGAGAAGCAAGATGAACTTCATCTCATGTCCCACAGAGAACGCATACCTGCAAGGTCGTCAGGATACTTATCCAAAGCGTCGCGGACTGACACGCATCAAGGAGTTCATGCACATGGGTATCAATGTTGCACTGGCTCAGGACTCTATCAACGACCCATGGTATCCATTGGGAAGCGGTAACATGATGAATATCCTGGATAATGCCATCCACCTGTCACAGTACGCAAGTCCAGAGGAGGTAGAAAACGCTTTCGACATGATTACGTACAATGGTGCTAAGTGTTTGAACATCCATAACGCATACGGACTGGAAGAAGGCAAGGATGCCAACTTTATCGTTCTGGACGGCGACAGCTCATGGGATTGCATCCGCAGACGTGTTGGTGTACTGGCTTCTGTTAGAAAGGGTGAATTCTTGTTTAAGAAGAAACCTACAGAATATGAGATTCCGTTCAAGATGTAA
- a CDS encoding MFS transporter — MVQEKKSTDLFPWVLMILMSSVTFVGILSELVPSGVLPQIMSDLGVNEVQGGRLVGLYALASAIFGIPLISATMQYNRKKVLLWLLVGFALCNVLSGLVHNYYIVLALRFLGGISAGVMWPMIAAFGMRLVDSSHQGRAVAVIMAGNTLGISLGMPLMTSIGDKFGWRIEFIALGLLVALIAVLSLFMLPSTPGEKLTKSTSPFAMLKNKSILLIILLTLLGVCGHYGVYTYITQLVAEINVAGGIEVALMVFGIGSLISIIIATKYIDLYLRELTIAMFAFLAIAMLLFYFFKGAMGISQFGFFLWGLSFGPLVTLFQAAVGNQVESGKDVAMSVQSCMFNLSIMITTWIAGLLLISFGPTSLIWYAVLLAVPGMIISIFAKHTLRRIG, encoded by the coding sequence ATGGTACAAGAAAAAAAATCTACAGATTTATTCCCTTGGGTATTGATGATATTGATGTCATCAGTAACATTTGTGGGAATTTTATCAGAATTGGTGCCTTCGGGCGTGTTACCGCAAATCATGTCAGACCTTGGTGTTAACGAAGTTCAAGGCGGAAGGCTGGTGGGTTTGTATGCTCTTGCATCGGCCATATTCGGCATTCCGCTCATCTCGGCGACGATGCAGTACAACCGAAAGAAAGTGCTGTTGTGGCTATTGGTGGGATTTGCGCTTTGCAACGTGTTGTCAGGTCTTGTTCACAACTACTACATCGTGTTGGCGTTACGTTTCCTCGGCGGTATCAGTGCAGGTGTTATGTGGCCTATGATTGCGGCCTTTGGCATGCGGTTGGTAGATTCCAGTCATCAAGGTAGAGCTGTAGCCGTGATTATGGCTGGTAATACATTGGGTATTAGTTTAGGTATGCCGCTGATGACATCAATCGGAGATAAGTTTGGTTGGCGTATTGAATTTATCGCATTAGGACTTCTTGTCGCGCTGATTGCTGTGCTTTCACTATTCATGCTGCCGTCTACGCCTGGTGAAAAGCTAACCAAGAGCACATCACCTTTTGCCATGTTGAAAAACAAATCCATTTTATTGATTATCCTTCTCACCTTGTTAGGTGTTTGCGGACATTACGGAGTATATACCTACATCACCCAATTGGTTGCAGAAATTAACGTGGCAGGAGGCATTGAGGTGGCTCTGATGGTATTTGGTATCGGTTCGTTGATATCCATCATCATCGCAACGAAGTACATCGATTTGTATCTTCGCGAGCTTACTATCGCCATGTTTGCCTTCTTAGCCATAGCCATGCTCTTGTTCTACTTCTTCAAGGGTGCCATGGGAATTTCGCAATTTGGTTTCTTCTTGTGGGGATTGTCGTTTGGTCCGTTGGTTACATTGTTCCAGGCTGCAGTGGGAAACCAAGTGGAAAGTGGAAAAGATGTGGCCATGTCGGTGCAGTCATGCATGTTTAATCTTTCCATCATGATTACGACATGGATTGCAGGTTTGCTGCTGATAAGTTTCGGTCCTACGAGCTTGATATGGTATGCCGTGCTGTTAGCCGTGCCAGGAATGATAATTTCTATATTCGCCAAGCATACATTGCGACGGATAGGGTAG